One segment of Fusarium oxysporum f. sp. lycopersici 4287 chromosome 7, whole genome shotgun sequence DNA contains the following:
- a CDS encoding sterol O-acyltransferase — protein sequence MVSSTAPGRSPLSGRSTGQPAPELQRPAPRSLGEALRAAGMTIDGPSPGLGSETPSEEDYDENVRPTLTEPSAVRHRYAHHVQPRPETISLSGTDFEKLQQEPGLRFKRRDSGIHLVLDEDNSLQRLLKTSSEWSQESTGPKQRRRKFADLVFTSQFSAFDRHSPSASNSPFHGFYTLFWLAVTLFVFKISAQNWQVYGNPLGTNEIVQTMFHRDVVVLLLSDGIMCALTAVTWMIQRLVSANYLNWDGAGWVIQNMWQTAFLAGVVGLTLWRDWPWTHTVFFVLHGIVMLMKQHSYAFYNGHLSTVYKQRAKIMKKLRQLDLVDPAMTPSQTEPPASAISTQHLSVTPSAEERRKSISAHPGQEESDIDKISRAIASHQPLDDEQVALFERIMKWEVDAMTDELKGTAATIGKAYPNNLSFIDHYKWIPLPTLVYEIEYPRSDSIDWSYVLEKFTAMFGVLFVMVQVSQHSICRSCRHEDDRDEGEWRTTGWEISGVSRVPSRSYLPFHDGVPACLVSHMGNYPKYPGRVDIFCRSKLL from the exons ATGGTATCCTCAACTGCCCCTGGAAGGTCCCCGCTTTCCGGCCGGAGTACCGGGCAGCCGGCCCCGGAACTCCAACGACCAGCACCGAGATCACTCGGGGAAGCTCTGCGAGCCGCTGGTATGACAATTGACGGGCCCAGCCCCGGACTTGGCTCTGAAACCCCGAGTGAAGAGGATTACGATGAGAATGTTCGACCGACCCTGACAGAGCCATCAGCTGTCCGGCATCGTTATGCCCATCATGTCCAGCCTCGACCAGAAACCATATCCCTGTCTGGCACTGATTTTGAGAAACTGCAACAGGAGCCCGGGTTGCGCTTCAAGCGTCGTGACTCAGGTATCCATCTTGTTCTCGACGAGGATAATAGCCTGCAACGACTACTTAAAACCAGCTCAGAGTGGTCACAAGAATCGACCGGTCCAAAGCAGAGACGTCGAAAGTTCGCCGATCTTGTCTTCACTAGCCAATTCTCAGCCTTTGACCGTCATAGCCCATCAGCGTCGAACAGTCCATTTCATGGGTTTTATACATTATTTTGGCTCGCCGTTACTCTTTTCGTCTTCAAAATCTCGGCCCAGAACTGGCAAGTCTACGGAAACCCCCTGGGAACGAACGAAATCGTGCAGACTATGTTCCATCGAGATG TtgtcgtccttcttctctcagATGGCATCATGTGTGCCCTCACAGCAGTGACTTGGATGATTCAACGGCTTGTATCTGCCAACTACCTTAACTGGGATGGTGCTGGATGGGTTATACAGAAT ATGTGGCAAACGGCCTTTCTGGCTGGCGTTGTTGGCCTGACTCTCTGGCGTGACTGGCCATGGACTCATACTGTGTTTTTTGTACTTCATGGCATCGTCATGCTGATGAAGCAACACTCTTACGCCTTCTACAACGGTCACTTATCGACAGTCTATAAACAACGTGCCAAGATAATGAAGAAGCTTAGGCAACTAGACCTAGTTGATCCAGCCATGACCCCATCGCAGACTGAACCCCCGGCGTCAGCCATCTCAACACAACATCTTAGTGTTACCCCTTCTGCCGAAGAGCGCCGAAAGTCCATCTCAGCGCATCCCGGCCAGGAAGAAAGTGATATAGATAAGATTTCACGAGCCAttgcttctcatcagccttTGGACGACGAGCAAGTTGCTCTCTTTGAACGCATCATGAAGTGGGAGGTGGATGCAATGACCGACGAACTCAAGGGAACAGCAGCCACCATAGGCAAAGCTTACCCCAACAATCTGTCTTTCATCGATCACTACAAATGGATCCCTCTGCCAACTCTTGTTTATGAGATAGAATACCCACGATCCGATTCTATCGACTGGTCGTACGTATTGGAGAAGTTTACCGCAATGTTTGGTGTTCTATTTGTGATGGTTCAGGTCTCGCAGCACTCTATTTGTCG ATCCTGTCGTCATGAAGACGatcgagatgaaggagaatGGCGTACCACTGGCTGGGAGATTTCAGGAGTTTCCAGGGTTCCTTCTCGATCTTATCTTCCCTTTCATGATGGAGTACCTG CTTGTCTGGTATCTCATATGGGAAACTATCCTAAATATCCTGGCCGAGTTGACATATTTTGCCGATCGAAACTTTTATGA
- a CDS encoding 50S ribosomal protein L18e → MTALNRQERVVCTDPPSQRPEFFERKCCSTHPPLYPTSPNFTATTAAMGIDLDRHHVKGTHRTAPKSDNVYLKLLVKLYRFLARRTDSSFNKVVLRRLFTSKINRPPVSLSRIVANINKEGEKRTVVVVGTITDDNRLLEFPKVTVAALRFTATARARIVAAGGEAITLDQLALRAPTGSNTLILRGPKNAREAVKHFGFGPHSHKKPYVESKGRKFERARGRRRSRGFKV, encoded by the exons ATGACCGCCCTTAATCGGCAGGAGCGAGTTGTGTGCACCGACCCACCATCCCAAAGGCCTGAATTTTTCGAAAGAAAGTGCTGTTCTACGCATCCGCCTCTATACCCAACATCGCCAAATTTCACAGCGACAACCGCCGCCATGG GTATCGATCTCGACCGCCACCACGTCAAGGGCACTCACCGCACTGCCCCCAAGAGCGACAATGTCTacctcaagctcttggtgAAGCTCTACCGCTTCCTGGCCC GCCGAACCGACTCTTCCTTCAACAAGGTCGTTCTCCGACGTCTGTTTACGTCCAAGATCAACCGCCCTCCCGTCTCCCTGTCCCGAATTgtcgccaacatcaacaaggaggGTGAGAAGCGAACCGTCGTCGTTGTCGGTACCATCACCGATGACAACCGCCTGCTCGAGTTCCCCAAGGTGACTGTCGCTGCTCTGCGATTCACCGCCACTGCCCGCGCCCGTATTGTCGCCGCTGGTGGTGAGGCCATCACCCTGGACCAGCTTGCTCTCCGTGCTCCCACCGGAAGCAACACCCTGATCCTCCGTGGCCCCAAGAACGCCCGTGAGGCTGTCAAGCACTTCGGCTTCGGTCCCCACAGCCACAAG AAGCCTTATGTCGAGTCCAAGGGCCGCAAGTTCGAGCGTGCTCGTGGCCGAAGACGTTCGCGCGGTTTCAAGGTCTAA
- a CDS encoding sterol O-acyltransferase: MVSSTAPGRSPLSGRSTGQPAPELQRPAPRSLGEALRAAGMTIDGPSPGLGSETPSEEDYDENVRPTLTEPSAVRHRYAHHVQPRPETISLSGTDFEKLQQEPGLRFKRRDSGIHLVLDEDNSLQRLLKTSSEWSQESTGPKQRRRKFADLVFTSQFSAFDRHSPSASNSPFHGFYTLFWLAVTLFVFKISAQNWQVYGNPLGTNEIVQTMFHRDVVVLLLSDGIMCALTAVTWMIQRLVSANYLNWDGAGWVIQNMWQTAFLAGVVGLTLWRDWPWTHTVFFVLHGIVMLMKQHSYAFYNGHLSTVYKQRAKIMKKLRQLDLVDPAMTPSQTEPPASAISTQHLSVTPSAEERRKSISAHPGQEESDIDKISRAIASHQPLDDEQVALFERIMKWEVDAMTDELKGTAATIGKAYPNNLSFIDHYKWIPLPTLVYEIEYPRSDSIDWSYVLEKFTAMFGVLFVMVQVSQHSIYPVVMKTIEMKENGVPLAGRFQEFPGFLLDLIFPFMMEYLLVWYLIWETILNILAELTYFADRNFYDAWWNSVSWDQFARDWNRPVHVFLLRHVYHSSISSLKVNKHTATLITFFLSACVHELVMWCLFKKLRGYLLFLQMCQLPLVRLSRTKWLRGRKTLGNLIFWLGIFTGPSLLCSLYLIL, from the exons ATGGTATCCTCAACTGCCCCTGGAAGGTCCCCGCTTTCCGGCCGGAGTACCGGGCAGCCGGCCCCGGAACTCCAACGACCAGCACCGAGATCACTCGGGGAAGCTCTGCGAGCCGCTGGTATGACAATTGACGGGCCCAGCCCCGGACTTGGCTCTGAAACCCCGAGTGAAGAGGATTACGATGAGAATGTTCGACCGACCCTGACAGAGCCATCAGCTGTCCGGCATCGTTATGCCCATCATGTCCAGCCTCGACCAGAAACCATATCCCTGTCTGGCACTGATTTTGAGAAACTGCAACAGGAGCCCGGGTTGCGCTTCAAGCGTCGTGACTCAGGTATCCATCTTGTTCTCGACGAGGATAATAGCCTGCAACGACTACTTAAAACCAGCTCAGAGTGGTCACAAGAATCGACCGGTCCAAAGCAGAGACGTCGAAAGTTCGCCGATCTTGTCTTCACTAGCCAATTCTCAGCCTTTGACCGTCATAGCCCATCAGCGTCGAACAGTCCATTTCATGGGTTTTATACATTATTTTGGCTCGCCGTTACTCTTTTCGTCTTCAAAATCTCGGCCCAGAACTGGCAAGTCTACGGAAACCCCCTGGGAACGAACGAAATCGTGCAGACTATGTTCCATCGAGATG TtgtcgtccttcttctctcagATGGCATCATGTGTGCCCTCACAGCAGTGACTTGGATGATTCAACGGCTTGTATCTGCCAACTACCTTAACTGGGATGGTGCTGGATGGGTTATACAGAAT ATGTGGCAAACGGCCTTTCTGGCTGGCGTTGTTGGCCTGACTCTCTGGCGTGACTGGCCATGGACTCATACTGTGTTTTTTGTACTTCATGGCATCGTCATGCTGATGAAGCAACACTCTTACGCCTTCTACAACGGTCACTTATCGACAGTCTATAAACAACGTGCCAAGATAATGAAGAAGCTTAGGCAACTAGACCTAGTTGATCCAGCCATGACCCCATCGCAGACTGAACCCCCGGCGTCAGCCATCTCAACACAACATCTTAGTGTTACCCCTTCTGCCGAAGAGCGCCGAAAGTCCATCTCAGCGCATCCCGGCCAGGAAGAAAGTGATATAGATAAGATTTCACGAGCCAttgcttctcatcagccttTGGACGACGAGCAAGTTGCTCTCTTTGAACGCATCATGAAGTGGGAGGTGGATGCAATGACCGACGAACTCAAGGGAACAGCAGCCACCATAGGCAAAGCTTACCCCAACAATCTGTCTTTCATCGATCACTACAAATGGATCCCTCTGCCAACTCTTGTTTATGAGATAGAATACCCACGATCCGATTCTATCGACTGGTCGTACGTATTGGAGAAGTTTACCGCAATGTTTGGTGTTCTATTTGTGATGGTTCAGGTCTCGCAGCACTCTATTT ATCCTGTCGTCATGAAGACGatcgagatgaaggagaatGGCGTACCACTGGCTGGGAGATTTCAGGAGTTTCCAGGGTTCCTTCTCGATCTTATCTTCCCTTTCATGATGGAGTACCTG CTTGTCTGGTATCTCATATGGGAAACTATCCTAAATATCCTGGCCGAGTTGACATATTTTGCCGATCGAAACTTTTATGATGCGTGGTGGAACAGCG TCTCGTGGGATCAGTTCGCCCGGGACTGGAATCGACCTGTTCACGTCTTTCTTCTCCGCCACGTTTATCATAGCTCTATATCATCTCTGAAGGTCAACAAGCACACAGCCACACTGATTACATTCTTTCTTTCAGCCTGTGTCCACGAGCTGGTCATGTGGTGTCTATTTAAGAAGCTGAGAGGCTATCTCCTGTTCCTCCAGATGTGCCAACTACCA TTAGTAAGGCTGAGCCGCACC
- a CDS encoding sterol O-acyltransferase codes for MVSSTAPGRSPLSGRSTGQPAPELQRPAPRSLGEALRAAGMTIDGPSPGLGSETPSEEDYDENVRPTLTEPSAVRHRYAHHVQPRPETISLSGTDFEKLQQEPGLRFKRRDSGIHLVLDEDNSLQRLLKTSSEWSQESTGPKQRRRKFADLVFTSQFSAFDRHSPSASNSPFHGFYTLFWLAVTLFVFKISAQNWQVYGNPLGTNEIVQTMFHRDVVVLLLSDGIMCALTAVTWMIQRLVSANYLNWDGAGWVIQNMWQTAFLAGVVGLTLWRDWPWTHTVFFVLHGIVMLMKQHSYAFYNGHLSTVYKQRAKIMKKLRQLDLVDPAMTPSQTEPPASAISTQHLSVTPSAEERRKSISAHPGQEESDIDKISRAIASHQPLDDEQVALFERIMKWEVDAMTDELKGTAATIGKAYPNNLSFIDHYKWIPLPTLVYEIEYPRSDSIDWSYVLEKFTAMFGVLFVMVQVSQHSIYPVVMKTIEMKENGVPLAGRFQEFPGFLLDLIFPFMMEYLLVWYLIWETILNILAELTYFADRNFYDAWWNSVSWDQFARDWNRPVHVFLLRHVYHSSISSLKVNKHTATLITFFLSACVHELVMWCLFKKLRGYLLFLQMCQLPVSFGDPNLELTTYWFTVSKAEPHQVVAWAQDTR; via the exons ATGGTATCCTCAACTGCCCCTGGAAGGTCCCCGCTTTCCGGCCGGAGTACCGGGCAGCCGGCCCCGGAACTCCAACGACCAGCACCGAGATCACTCGGGGAAGCTCTGCGAGCCGCTGGTATGACAATTGACGGGCCCAGCCCCGGACTTGGCTCTGAAACCCCGAGTGAAGAGGATTACGATGAGAATGTTCGACCGACCCTGACAGAGCCATCAGCTGTCCGGCATCGTTATGCCCATCATGTCCAGCCTCGACCAGAAACCATATCCCTGTCTGGCACTGATTTTGAGAAACTGCAACAGGAGCCCGGGTTGCGCTTCAAGCGTCGTGACTCAGGTATCCATCTTGTTCTCGACGAGGATAATAGCCTGCAACGACTACTTAAAACCAGCTCAGAGTGGTCACAAGAATCGACCGGTCCAAAGCAGAGACGTCGAAAGTTCGCCGATCTTGTCTTCACTAGCCAATTCTCAGCCTTTGACCGTCATAGCCCATCAGCGTCGAACAGTCCATTTCATGGGTTTTATACATTATTTTGGCTCGCCGTTACTCTTTTCGTCTTCAAAATCTCGGCCCAGAACTGGCAAGTCTACGGAAACCCCCTGGGAACGAACGAAATCGTGCAGACTATGTTCCATCGAGATG TtgtcgtccttcttctctcagATGGCATCATGTGTGCCCTCACAGCAGTGACTTGGATGATTCAACGGCTTGTATCTGCCAACTACCTTAACTGGGATGGTGCTGGATGGGTTATACAGAAT ATGTGGCAAACGGCCTTTCTGGCTGGCGTTGTTGGCCTGACTCTCTGGCGTGACTGGCCATGGACTCATACTGTGTTTTTTGTACTTCATGGCATCGTCATGCTGATGAAGCAACACTCTTACGCCTTCTACAACGGTCACTTATCGACAGTCTATAAACAACGTGCCAAGATAATGAAGAAGCTTAGGCAACTAGACCTAGTTGATCCAGCCATGACCCCATCGCAGACTGAACCCCCGGCGTCAGCCATCTCAACACAACATCTTAGTGTTACCCCTTCTGCCGAAGAGCGCCGAAAGTCCATCTCAGCGCATCCCGGCCAGGAAGAAAGTGATATAGATAAGATTTCACGAGCCAttgcttctcatcagccttTGGACGACGAGCAAGTTGCTCTCTTTGAACGCATCATGAAGTGGGAGGTGGATGCAATGACCGACGAACTCAAGGGAACAGCAGCCACCATAGGCAAAGCTTACCCCAACAATCTGTCTTTCATCGATCACTACAAATGGATCCCTCTGCCAACTCTTGTTTATGAGATAGAATACCCACGATCCGATTCTATCGACTGGTCGTACGTATTGGAGAAGTTTACCGCAATGTTTGGTGTTCTATTTGTGATGGTTCAGGTCTCGCAGCACTCTATTT ATCCTGTCGTCATGAAGACGatcgagatgaaggagaatGGCGTACCACTGGCTGGGAGATTTCAGGAGTTTCCAGGGTTCCTTCTCGATCTTATCTTCCCTTTCATGATGGAGTACCTG CTTGTCTGGTATCTCATATGGGAAACTATCCTAAATATCCTGGCCGAGTTGACATATTTTGCCGATCGAAACTTTTATGATGCGTGGTGGAACAGCG TCTCGTGGGATCAGTTCGCCCGGGACTGGAATCGACCTGTTCACGTCTTTCTTCTCCGCCACGTTTATCATAGCTCTATATCATCTCTGAAGGTCAACAAGCACACAGCCACACTGATTACATTCTTTCTTTCAGCCTGTGTCCACGAGCTGGTCATGTGGTGTCTATTTAAGAAGCTGAGAGGCTATCTCCTGTTCCTCCAGATGTGCCAACTACCAGTGAGTTTTGGTGACCCGAACCTTGAATTGACTACTTACTGGTTCACAGTTAGTAAGGCTGAGCCGCACC
- a CDS encoding sterol O-acyltransferase gives MVSSTAPGRSPLSGRSTGQPAPELQRPAPRSLGEALRAAGMTIDGPSPGLGSETPSEEDYDENVRPTLTEPSAVRHRYAHHVQPRPETISLSGTDFEKLQQEPGLRFKRRDSGIHLVLDEDNSLQRLLKTSSEWSQESTGPKQRRRKFADLVFTSQFSAFDRHSPSASNSPFHGFYTLFWLAVTLFVFKISAQNWQVYGNPLGTNEIVQTMFHRDVVVLLLSDGIMCALTAVTWMIQRLVSANYLNWDGAGWVIQNMWQTAFLAGVVGLTLWRDWPWTHTVFFVLHGIVMLMKQHSYAFYNGHLSTVYKQRAKIMKKLRQLDLVDPAMTPSQTEPPASAISTQHLSVTPSAEERRKSISAHPGQEESDIDKISRAIASHQPLDDEQVALFERIMKWEVDAMTDELKGTAATIGKAYPNNLSFIDHYKWIPLPTLVYEIEYPRSDSIDWSYVLEKFTAMFGVLFVMVQVSQHSICRLRSSRNCHLSC, from the exons ATGGTATCCTCAACTGCCCCTGGAAGGTCCCCGCTTTCCGGCCGGAGTACCGGGCAGCCGGCCCCGGAACTCCAACGACCAGCACCGAGATCACTCGGGGAAGCTCTGCGAGCCGCTGGTATGACAATTGACGGGCCCAGCCCCGGACTTGGCTCTGAAACCCCGAGTGAAGAGGATTACGATGAGAATGTTCGACCGACCCTGACAGAGCCATCAGCTGTCCGGCATCGTTATGCCCATCATGTCCAGCCTCGACCAGAAACCATATCCCTGTCTGGCACTGATTTTGAGAAACTGCAACAGGAGCCCGGGTTGCGCTTCAAGCGTCGTGACTCAGGTATCCATCTTGTTCTCGACGAGGATAATAGCCTGCAACGACTACTTAAAACCAGCTCAGAGTGGTCACAAGAATCGACCGGTCCAAAGCAGAGACGTCGAAAGTTCGCCGATCTTGTCTTCACTAGCCAATTCTCAGCCTTTGACCGTCATAGCCCATCAGCGTCGAACAGTCCATTTCATGGGTTTTATACATTATTTTGGCTCGCCGTTACTCTTTTCGTCTTCAAAATCTCGGCCCAGAACTGGCAAGTCTACGGAAACCCCCTGGGAACGAACGAAATCGTGCAGACTATGTTCCATCGAGATG TtgtcgtccttcttctctcagATGGCATCATGTGTGCCCTCACAGCAGTGACTTGGATGATTCAACGGCTTGTATCTGCCAACTACCTTAACTGGGATGGTGCTGGATGGGTTATACAGAAT ATGTGGCAAACGGCCTTTCTGGCTGGCGTTGTTGGCCTGACTCTCTGGCGTGACTGGCCATGGACTCATACTGTGTTTTTTGTACTTCATGGCATCGTCATGCTGATGAAGCAACACTCTTACGCCTTCTACAACGGTCACTTATCGACAGTCTATAAACAACGTGCCAAGATAATGAAGAAGCTTAGGCAACTAGACCTAGTTGATCCAGCCATGACCCCATCGCAGACTGAACCCCCGGCGTCAGCCATCTCAACACAACATCTTAGTGTTACCCCTTCTGCCGAAGAGCGCCGAAAGTCCATCTCAGCGCATCCCGGCCAGGAAGAAAGTGATATAGATAAGATTTCACGAGCCAttgcttctcatcagccttTGGACGACGAGCAAGTTGCTCTCTTTGAACGCATCATGAAGTGGGAGGTGGATGCAATGACCGACGAACTCAAGGGAACAGCAGCCACCATAGGCAAAGCTTACCCCAACAATCTGTCTTTCATCGATCACTACAAATGGATCCCTCTGCCAACTCTTGTTTATGAGATAGAATACCCACGATCCGATTCTATCGACTGGTCGTACGTATTGGAGAAGTTTACCGCAATGTTTGGTGTTCTATTTGTGATGGTTCAGGTCTCGCAGCACTCTATTTGTCGGTTACGTTCTTCTAGAAATTGCCATTTGTCATGCTAA
- a CDS encoding sterol O-acyltransferase: MVSSTAPGRSPLSGRSTGQPAPELQRPAPRSLGEALRAAGMTIDGPSPGLGSETPSEEDYDENVRPTLTEPSAVRHRYAHHVQPRPETISLSGTDFEKLQQEPGLRFKRRDSGIHLVLDEDNSLQRLLKTSSEWSQESTGPKQRRRKFADLVFTSQFSAFDRHSPSASNSPFHGFYTLFWLAVTLFVFKISAQNWQVYGNPLGTNEIVQTMFHRDVVVLLLSDGIMCALTAVTWMIQRLVSANYLNWDGAGWVIQNMWQTAFLAGVVGLTLWRDWPWTHTVFFVLHGIVMLMKQHSYAFYNGHLSTVYKQRAKIMKKLRQLDLVDPAMTPSQTEPPASAISTQHLSVTPSAEERRKSISAHPGQEESDIDKISRAIASHQPLDDEQVALFERIMKWEVDAMTDELKGTAATIGKAYPNNLSFIDHYKWIPLPTLVYEIEYPRSDSIDWSSCRHEDDRDEGEWRTTGWEISGVSRVPSRSYLPFHDGVPACLVSHMGNYPKYPGRVDIFCRSKLL; encoded by the exons ATGGTATCCTCAACTGCCCCTGGAAGGTCCCCGCTTTCCGGCCGGAGTACCGGGCAGCCGGCCCCGGAACTCCAACGACCAGCACCGAGATCACTCGGGGAAGCTCTGCGAGCCGCTGGTATGACAATTGACGGGCCCAGCCCCGGACTTGGCTCTGAAACCCCGAGTGAAGAGGATTACGATGAGAATGTTCGACCGACCCTGACAGAGCCATCAGCTGTCCGGCATCGTTATGCCCATCATGTCCAGCCTCGACCAGAAACCATATCCCTGTCTGGCACTGATTTTGAGAAACTGCAACAGGAGCCCGGGTTGCGCTTCAAGCGTCGTGACTCAGGTATCCATCTTGTTCTCGACGAGGATAATAGCCTGCAACGACTACTTAAAACCAGCTCAGAGTGGTCACAAGAATCGACCGGTCCAAAGCAGAGACGTCGAAAGTTCGCCGATCTTGTCTTCACTAGCCAATTCTCAGCCTTTGACCGTCATAGCCCATCAGCGTCGAACAGTCCATTTCATGGGTTTTATACATTATTTTGGCTCGCCGTTACTCTTTTCGTCTTCAAAATCTCGGCCCAGAACTGGCAAGTCTACGGAAACCCCCTGGGAACGAACGAAATCGTGCAGACTATGTTCCATCGAGATG TtgtcgtccttcttctctcagATGGCATCATGTGTGCCCTCACAGCAGTGACTTGGATGATTCAACGGCTTGTATCTGCCAACTACCTTAACTGGGATGGTGCTGGATGGGTTATACAGAAT ATGTGGCAAACGGCCTTTCTGGCTGGCGTTGTTGGCCTGACTCTCTGGCGTGACTGGCCATGGACTCATACTGTGTTTTTTGTACTTCATGGCATCGTCATGCTGATGAAGCAACACTCTTACGCCTTCTACAACGGTCACTTATCGACAGTCTATAAACAACGTGCCAAGATAATGAAGAAGCTTAGGCAACTAGACCTAGTTGATCCAGCCATGACCCCATCGCAGACTGAACCCCCGGCGTCAGCCATCTCAACACAACATCTTAGTGTTACCCCTTCTGCCGAAGAGCGCCGAAAGTCCATCTCAGCGCATCCCGGCCAGGAAGAAAGTGATATAGATAAGATTTCACGAGCCAttgcttctcatcagccttTGGACGACGAGCAAGTTGCTCTCTTTGAACGCATCATGAAGTGGGAGGTGGATGCAATGACCGACGAACTCAAGGGAACAGCAGCCACCATAGGCAAAGCTTACCCCAACAATCTGTCTTTCATCGATCACTACAAATGGATCCCTCTGCCAACTCTTGTTTATGAGATAGAATACCCACGATCCGATTCTATCGACTGGTC ATCCTGTCGTCATGAAGACGatcgagatgaaggagaatGGCGTACCACTGGCTGGGAGATTTCAGGAGTTTCCAGGGTTCCTTCTCGATCTTATCTTCCCTTTCATGATGGAGTACCTG CTTGTCTGGTATCTCATATGGGAAACTATCCTAAATATCCTGGCCGAGTTGACATATTTTGCCGATCGAAACTTTTATGA